In the Deinococcus ficus genome, one interval contains:
- a CDS encoding GNAT family N-acetyltransferase produces the protein MPAELQMLAASAFPLSALATQMAQGFEGYFVTIPDDPAAFAARARAEQIDLSASLVAKLDGEPVGQALIARRGSVSRLAAMSVRPAWRGQGVGAALLDRALADARARGDREMRLEVIEANEGAARLYERRGFRKGVRLAGYEAAGLSGAALDVREVALSDAEESLWRHSALHLPWQMQPATLCALTAPTRAFRLEEATAWVVATPGALVLRAMVVPEAARRQGQGRALLSALAYAFPDVKLVVPAIVPEPLVDGFLRACGFTQTPLAQWEMTCPLP, from the coding sequence ATGCCTGCCGAACTTCAGATGCTTGCCGCCTCGGCCTTTCCCCTGAGTGCCCTGGCGACCCAGATGGCCCAGGGCTTCGAGGGCTACTTCGTGACGATTCCCGATGACCCGGCTGCCTTCGCCGCGCGGGCCCGGGCCGAGCAGATCGACCTGAGCGCCTCGCTGGTCGCCAAGCTGGACGGCGAGCCCGTGGGGCAGGCGCTGATCGCCCGGCGCGGCAGCGTGAGCCGGCTGGCGGCCATGAGCGTGCGCCCCGCGTGGCGCGGGCAGGGCGTGGGGGCCGCGCTGCTGGACCGCGCGCTGGCCGACGCCCGCGCCCGCGGCGACCGGGAAATGCGGCTGGAGGTGATCGAGGCGAACGAGGGCGCGGCCCGCCTGTACGAGCGCCGCGGCTTCCGGAAAGGGGTGCGGCTGGCCGGGTACGAGGCGGCCGGCCTGAGCGGCGCCGCCCTGGACGTGCGGGAGGTGGCCCTGTCGGACGCCGAGGAGAGCCTGTGGCGGCACTCCGCCCTGCACCTGCCCTGGCAGATGCAGCCCGCCACCCTTTGTGCCCTGACCGCGCCCACCCGCGCCTTCCGGCTGGAGGAGGCGACCGCCTGGGTGGTGGCGACGCCGGGCGCGCTGGTCCTGCGGGCCATGGTCGTGCCGGAAGCGGCGCGCCGTCAGGGGCAGGGCCGGGCGCTGCTCTCGGCGCTGGCGTACGCCTTCCCGGACGTGAAGCTGGTGGTGCCGGCCATCGTGCCGGAGCCGCTGGTGGACGGCTTCCTGCGCGCCTGCGGCTTTACCCAGACGCCGCTGGCGCAGTGGGAGATGACCTGCCCGCTTCCCTGA
- a CDS encoding M23 family metallopeptidase: MSARRVLMPPLALTAALTGAAVAHYAAPLPLSAVAPPAAQFGLPFAGAPGPDTWMLGQGYGNTTGAYRQRRSTYGNLQGIHAGLDFSAPCGTPVRAVGDGVIAEVDGPHGSPPHNVVVNHAGNLASLYGHLRVRSPLRVGQRVTRGQVIGESGDSQGTCVSAPHLHLELRDRSHQRFFNPLPYIRADWNSLALAGSFGRGYEYDLTRPRRWQTPDDQPAALRGGPLLNEYRQPWPPAAGGAR; encoded by the coding sequence ATGTCCGCCCGACGAGTGCTGATGCCGCCCCTCGCCCTGACGGCGGCCCTGACCGGCGCGGCCGTCGCCCACTACGCCGCGCCGCTGCCCCTGAGCGCCGTGGCCCCGCCCGCCGCGCAGTTCGGCCTGCCGTTCGCGGGCGCGCCCGGCCCGGACACCTGGATGCTGGGCCAGGGGTACGGCAACACCACCGGCGCGTACCGGCAGCGCCGCAGCACGTACGGGAACCTGCAGGGCATCCACGCGGGCCTGGACTTCAGCGCGCCGTGCGGCACGCCCGTGCGCGCCGTCGGGGACGGCGTGATCGCCGAGGTGGACGGCCCGCACGGCAGCCCGCCGCACAACGTGGTCGTGAACCACGCCGGGAACCTCGCGAGCCTGTACGGGCACCTACGCGTGCGCTCGCCCCTCCGCGTGGGGCAGCGCGTGACGCGCGGGCAGGTGATCGGCGAGAGCGGTGACTCGCAGGGCACCTGCGTGAGCGCCCCGCACCTGCACCTGGAACTCCGGGACCGCTCGCACCAGCGGTTCTTCAACCCGCTGCCTTACATCCGCGCGGACTGGAACTCCCTGGCCCTGGCCGGCAGTTTCGGGCGCGGGTACGAGTACGACCTGACCCGCCCGCGCCGCTGGCAGACGCCGGACGACCAGCCGGCCGCGCTGCGGGGCGGGCCGCTGCTCAACGAATACCGCCAGCCGTGGCCGCCCGCCGCCGGAGGCGCCAGGTGA
- a CDS encoding SDR family oxidoreductase: protein MNAELQGRVVAVTGASKGIGLALVRALTAAGAQVIAGARSVDGVQVQGATFLPLDVTDEASVQAFAERAAAAGVDALVNNAGVGAFMPVQDITPDEYHRVMDTNVKGTLLVTRALIPHFQARHAAGQGSQVVNVTSDVSARTFANGALYTASKYGQRAVTHALAHEGQGYGLRVTEVRSGMVDTYFAGSQPGESHKADWLKPEDVADAILYALSVPARVRIDEILLHPTVQEVAYP, encoded by the coding sequence ATGAACGCGGAACTGCAGGGGCGGGTCGTGGCCGTGACGGGCGCGAGCAAGGGCATCGGGCTGGCGCTGGTGCGGGCCCTGACGGCGGCGGGCGCGCAGGTGATCGCCGGGGCGCGCAGCGTGGACGGCGTGCAGGTGCAGGGCGCCACGTTCCTGCCGCTGGACGTGACGGACGAGGCGAGCGTGCAGGCCTTCGCGGAGCGGGCGGCCGCGGCGGGCGTGGACGCCCTGGTGAACAACGCGGGCGTGGGGGCGTTCATGCCGGTGCAGGACATCACCCCGGACGAGTACCACCGGGTGATGGACACGAATGTGAAGGGCACGCTGCTGGTCACGCGCGCCCTGATTCCGCACTTCCAGGCGCGGCACGCGGCGGGGCAGGGCTCGCAGGTGGTGAACGTGACGAGTGACGTCTCCGCCCGCACGTTCGCGAACGGGGCGCTGTACACCGCCAGCAAATACGGGCAGCGGGCCGTGACGCACGCTCTGGCGCACGAGGGGCAGGGCTACGGCCTGCGCGTCACCGAGGTCCGCTCCGGGATGGTGGACACGTACTTCGCCGGCTCGCAGCCGGGAGAAAGTCATAAGGCGGATTGGCTGAAACCGGAGGACGTGGCCGACGCGATTCTGTACGCTCTGTCGGTCCCGGCGCGGGTGCGGATCGACGAGATCCTGCTGCACCCCACCGTGCAGGAGGTGGCGTACCCATGA
- a CDS encoding NAD(P)H-dependent oxidoreductase subunit E → MPVTRLELCTDHLTIEQRETLLDTVWDALRISPGMVSADGNVELCLSQCGAQVSAEDAPLVRVDGQEYRNVTPERLQTLLRRWSR, encoded by the coding sequence ATGCCCGTGACCCGCCTGGAACTCTGTACCGACCACCTGACCATCGAGCAGCGGGAAACCCTGCTGGACACCGTCTGGGACGCCCTGCGCATCAGCCCCGGAATGGTGAGCGCCGACGGCAACGTCGAGCTGTGCCTCTCGCAGTGCGGGGCGCAGGTCAGTGCCGAGGACGCCCCCCTGGTCCGCGTGGACGGCCAGGAGTACCGCAACGTCACGCCCGAGCGCCTGCAGACCCTGCTGCGCCGCTGGAGCCGCTGA
- a CDS encoding class I SAM-dependent rRNA methyltransferase: protein MKKAATVTIQPQAVRRIAGRYPFGHSGDILDADPGIQPGEVVDVKAQGGAFLGRGYFNPQGATPLRMLTWQKEDVDLAFYRARLKAARARREGRITGTNAVRVLHAEADGMPGVVADQFGEVLSVQLRNAGVERHRDLILRALREDTGATSAFERSDTGERRKEGLDLISGALWGDLPARVEFHEDDLTLHFSPLDAQKTGFFLDQRDNRRLMRTLVQPGQGFLDVYSYTGGFSLHAARAGAKAVAVDKDQVALAALEQAARGNGLQVGVRWGDALDQLKNLEKEKRSFHAVVLDPPTLAKRRDDIPKAKRIFTEGAAHALRMLAPGGHLLISTCAHYIRVDDLLDAARVAAAEAGTDAEVTAVTYQPADHPHLLSVPESLYLKSILLRKA from the coding sequence GTGAAGAAGGCCGCCACCGTGACCATTCAGCCGCAGGCCGTGCGCCGCATCGCGGGCCGCTACCCCTTCGGGCACAGCGGCGACATCCTGGACGCCGACCCCGGCATCCAGCCCGGCGAGGTCGTGGACGTCAAGGCCCAGGGCGGCGCGTTCCTGGGGCGCGGGTACTTCAACCCGCAGGGCGCCACCCCGCTGCGCATGCTGACCTGGCAGAAAGAGGACGTGGACCTGGCGTTCTACCGCGCGCGCCTGAAGGCCGCGCGCGCCCGCAGAGAGGGCCGCATCACCGGCACGAACGCCGTGCGCGTCCTGCACGCCGAGGCGGACGGGATGCCCGGCGTGGTCGCCGACCAGTTCGGCGAGGTGCTCAGCGTGCAGCTGCGCAACGCCGGCGTGGAACGCCACCGCGACCTGATTCTCAGGGCCCTGCGCGAGGACACCGGGGCCACCAGCGCCTTCGAGCGCAGCGACACCGGCGAGCGCCGCAAGGAGGGCCTGGACCTGATCAGCGGCGCCCTGTGGGGCGACCTGCCGGCGCGGGTGGAGTTCCACGAGGACGACCTGACATTGCACTTCAGCCCGCTGGACGCGCAGAAGACCGGGTTCTTCCTGGACCAGCGCGACAACCGCCGCCTGATGCGCACCCTGGTGCAGCCCGGGCAGGGCTTCCTGGACGTGTATTCCTACACCGGGGGCTTCAGCCTGCACGCCGCGCGCGCCGGCGCGAAGGCCGTCGCCGTGGACAAGGACCAGGTGGCCCTGGCGGCCCTGGAGCAGGCCGCGCGCGGCAACGGCCTGCAGGTGGGCGTGCGCTGGGGCGACGCGCTGGACCAGCTGAAAAACCTGGAAAAGGAGAAACGCAGCTTCCACGCCGTCGTGCTGGACCCGCCCACCCTCGCCAAACGCCGCGACGACATCCCCAAGGCCAAGCGCATCTTCACCGAGGGCGCCGCGCACGCTCTGCGCATGCTTGCCCCCGGCGGGCACCTCCTGATCAGCACCTGCGCCCACTACATCCGCGTGGACGACCTGCTGGACGCCGCCCGCGTGGCCGCCGCCGAGGCGGGCACCGACGCGGAGGTCACGGCCGTGACCTACCAGCCGGCCGACCACCCGCACCTGCTGAGCGTGCCGGAAAGCCTGTACCTGAAGAGCATCCTGCTGCGCAAAGCCTGA